CTCTGGTCACCCAGACTGgtctgtcccctctcccagctcccccagTCCTCGCTGGGAGCATTTAGGGCCGGCCTTGGGGGTGGAGGTGAAGCACGGTGACCTCAGCTTGCTCCTCACCACAGTCCCCTGCGGGCCACAAGGGTGGGTGTCCCAAAGGTGCTGGCACCCCACAAGGGCACCCTCTGTCCCCGTGGGCTCTGAGCCCTCTTTGGGGAAACCTGCCACCCCACAGCTGCCCGTGTTGCCGAAGGAAGAGCTTCTCTGCAGACACTTGTGGGCACAAGCGCCCAGGATTGGGCTGATGCTGGGCATCCCAAGGGATGAatcccctcctcttcctcctcctccttctcccaggCAGCCTGGGGGAGGCTGAGCTTTGCTGTCCCTTTGCACCAGAGCCATGCttgtggctgtccctgtcccaggggaGATGATGCCTCCTGCACTTGCACTGAAATACACAGAGGAGCTCTCGGTGGAATCCGGGGAGAAGCCAATGGGGTGGGATGTGGATGGGGGAAAATcaggctcctgccctgctccatcctcctgtGCCACTCCCAGAGCACCAGCACTGGCTTTGATGCCTCCTCCATTCCCCACTGCCAGTCCAGAGGGAGGGATGTCCCTCATGGGGAGGGAAAGGTTTGCCCCAGGCTCAGCTCCAGGGGCTTTCCCCATCATCCATCCTCCAGGAAAAGCCTCTCCCACGCCGCCATCCCCGAAAGCTGCGTTGATCACGGACACATCTCCTGTCTTCAAGGCCAGCTTCACCAGCAGCCAGTGGTGATGGTCTGTCCAGCTGTCCTCGAAACCCCCCTTGGACTGCAACAGTGATGAGCTGGTCTCCTTTTGGGGCTCTGTCTTGGTCCCTTCCACTGGCAAGGACTCCTCATCTGCCAAAGTCCCTGAACTCTGCTCAGCTTGGGAGCTTTCTCCAGACCCCTCCtcatccccagctgctgcaggactgcACATTGTCTCCAGGAATCCCTGCCAGATCTCTGTGGACTTGGGGTGGAGCAGGCTGTAGTAAATCACCAGAGCTGTGACAcctggaaaggagcagaaaagtGTCACTGAGGAGTCCCAGCAGCATTTTGGTCAGCTGTGGAGAAGAGGCCAGACCTTGAGGCACCTCCAGATCAACAGGAACTCTGCAAAGATGCTGCTGAGAATCAGGTGTATGAACAGCACATCTTTCCAGCATTTATGGGGATGCAAGAATCCCACTTGAGCAGATTTTGGCAAAGGAAGTGCACACTCAACCCCAAATTTAATCTGGATTAATTTGCAGACTGAAAGCAGAGAGATGTGTGATGAAAGAAACCTTCCATGTACAGCATCCCCATCCTCTGGCCTTTAAACCAGCAAGTTTCTAAGACAGCTTCCTACTTTTACCCTAAACTCATCCAAGACCACAGGAATTGCTCCTTTTCCATCCCATTTTTTAACATGGTTGATCTGAGGGTCTGGGGAGTTGCACAACTTCCCTCTGCCCCCATCCCTCTGGGAAAATATGGCACTGCTTGGCACAaagatgctccaagggctggatcccctctgctctggagccaggctgggagagctgggggtgctcacctggagaagagaaggattcagggagagctcagagccccttcagggcctaaaggggctccaggagatctggagagggacttgggacagGAGGCTGGATGCTCATTTCCTGAAACTACTCTAAAAATGTGCAATCCAGGCTCTAAAATCAATGTTCTTACCTATTAAAGACCCTGACATGACAGCCCCAGTCACAGTCAGGCTGTTCCTCAGCTCTACCTGCAGGAACCGGGTgcccaacagcagcaggagcgtGTTCTCCATCAGCATTATCTGCAAGGCAGAGGGAAGATACTCATCATTATATCCTTCTGATGGTTTTAGATGTGCCTCTCACaacagaaaacacacattttccaGATTTGCATGGATTCTTAGAATCACGGAGtggtttgggtcagaagggaccttaaagctcatcctaTTGcactccctgccatgagcagggacactttccaccacTCCAGGTTGCTCCCAGccccacccaacctggccttgagcacttctgTTATATTTTGCACCTAATTTATCACTTAAAACACAAAAGCTGCCAAACCATGAACTTTCTGCAAGGTCTTCACCTACTTTTTTACCATTGACAGGAATCAAACTCAGTGCAGAAGACACATCCACCTTGGTGACCACGCGGCTTTGTCAGGACACAGCAAATCTCTGGATTTTGAGCAAGTGGTGATGTGAGAGGTGAAAATGGAGAGTCTGAAGCTGTTGCTCATCCCCATCAGCTTCATCCATGCAGAATACAAAACAATTCCAGGTACTCACGGCATAAAACACGGCCACCCTGGTCCTGGAGGGGCCGGGGCGGACGTTGATGTAGCAGAAGATGTAgacagctcccagcaggcagTTGAAGAGCCTCCAGCGGCACGGCTGGGTCACAATATCTGTCTGCTGGGCCCCCAGCCAGAAGGACATGAGCAGCCAGTGCACCCCTGCAGGGAGAAAGGACTGGAAGTGCAAAGCCATgcccaggagaggctgcaaaCCTGAGCATGGCAGGGCTGACATtgtgtcagaacccaggacattcctctggctgccctggatggctcAAGActctgccagggggctcagagaccttggcatggagtaaaaaacacctgtgccttcaattttaacccatggaagCAATTatcaactttgtgtgaagatttccaagccacaagggtttgagtagaatgtTAGTGAATtcatcacagggtgaaaaaggagaattttgggatttttaaaatgagggttcaagaggcaagatggaggaatctgggtgtgtcttgtccttcttctccttcttcttgcccttcatcttctgctgtgatggcgacatttttggattggtttaaagtagagacagactgtctcACATAGGTGATAcgtattggaaaattattgtaaataaagtacatgtagtttttagtataaaaagataacactgccccaagggcagtcagtgtgcctcaacctgacctgccagacagacctcagcaggtctgaaaaagaatgtaataaataagagaaaataaacaaccctaaaaaccagagctgaggaatctcGACTTCTTCTTTGGTTGCGGGGATGGGAAAAAAGACTCTTTAATACCTCAggagccatttcagcaacaTAAAACCCGAGAACATTGGGGTGGTATGTGGGGAACAGGATCTCAGGTCTTACCTGCCACAGCAAAAACCCAGAAGGAATAGAGCCTGGCAAAGAGCACCAGGGCCAGCACCCGGGTGCCCAGCATCCCTGtcctccagagcagcaggcacaggatgACAGCAGCTGGTGGGCTCAGGTGTCCAGGCTTCATCAGGAAGGTGAAGTGGCTGTAGGAGACCAAAGCCCaggccagggacagcagggacagccctgcacTGACACCtgtgtggggacaggggcagtCAGGGCTCTGATGGAGGCCCAAATGCACAGCAGGGACAATTCTCTGTGTTAAGGAGGTGTTGGCAGCACAGCACTCCCATACAAGCCAGACACCCCTCGATCCTGCCaagtgaatcacagaatcaaggAATCacagaagggaccttaaaggccaTCTAGCCCAGTCCcttgcaatgagcagggaccccttccaccagatcaggttgctcagagccctgtcctgtGGTTGTGACAGTTTggtcagagagagagaaagtcAGATAAACTTTCCCAGGAATTGTTCTGAGGAGTTCTGAGAAGGCTGAGAGAAAGAACTAAAACAATCTTGCAGCTGGTGTTTTAAACAGTTGTTTTCTCATAAgatgtttaccaaagggtgtcttcttaattagccaatggTGACAGGGTGTTGATTAAATGACCAGTCAGGTCCACCTGTATCAGAACAGGGTACAAAAAGGAATGGGTTTGCAATAAACTTGGGATTAGCCTGAGTTAAAGTTTATGTGTGAGTTTATGTTAAAGTAGAGAGTTAATGTGTCACTTCATTTCGTTCCTGACTCAACAGTGACACTGCAACCTGACTTGAATGTTACCAGGGATGAAACTAGAGAATTTCAACTAAGTCCTCCTAAATCTGGTCTCTCCATGCTCAGCATCTCCCTGTGGATACTCTCTGAGCATCCAGAGTACTCTCTGAGTATCTCCCTGTGGACACCCTCTGTCTCCAtggacagagctctgcagccccagggcagctccagcccagtcACTGCCATCGGACCAGAGATGGACAATGAGCAAGTGTGACCTTGCACATGCTGTGACTCCACACTGCAACCTCCCTCTTTGCACATCTGAAAATTCACCTTTGGGGCAAAGCAGCCACCTTTGCATTCAGCCACAGCACATCTTTCAGCCAGGCATTTCCCTGCTGCTATTCATTGAGGCttcccagtccctctgcagcacatccctccaGGGAGGGCACACACATCCCTCACTCCTGAACCATCCTCCGGGGAACTCACCAGGGATGAAGCCTGCTGGGTCCACGGCCACCACCACATAGGCTTGGAGCAGGAGGTGAGGCAGGGTCTGCAGCAGGGCCTCCAGGAGCCGCAGCACACAAACATCCCCGagctgagccagcagctccccggCACCGCCGCCCGCCTTGGCCGCCGCCCGCAGAACATCCCAGTACCTGCAAGAGCCACCGTGACGGGATGCCCACGCTGCTTGGAGGAAATCTGGGGCTGCAGCCGGGTGGGGGGTGGGTGGATGGCGGGGAGTGTCTCTCACCGCTTCCAGaggcccagctgcaggaggtggagcgccaggaggcagcagccgggTGCGTGTCCGTCTGCCCGGAACCAGAGGATGCTGAGGAGCTGAGCGGCATAGCCGGGCACCAGGCAGGCCATGGTGAGCCCGaaccagcccagctggccccgGACAAGGTAGTGGATGatggcacagagccctggagaAGGGCAGAGAGGCGGTGATGAGGGATGACACAGCCACACCCCCCCCCAGCAACTGAGTGGTGACATTCATAACCAGAGAATCCCAGattggtttgggtgggaagggacttAAAGCTTCTCTcattccatccctgccatgggcagggacaccttccactatcccaggttgctccaagtcccatccagcctggccttggacacttccagggatccaggggcagccacagcatctctgagcacgctgtgccagggcctccccaccctcacagggaagaatttcctcctaatatccaacgtaaacctgctctctgtcagtttaaagccattcccgCCAGaactccatctcccagcccttcTCCTGGGCTTATCTCCAGCTGCCGGCTCCCGGTGGCGTTGTCAGCTGAGGCGCAGCCACAGCCACCGAGGGGCCCGGCCCCCAGGAAAGCTCTGATAAAAAGCTCGGGCTCCaacataaacaaataaataaataaattaaaatgtccatttttcaaatatgaaaaaaaaaaaaaaaatccaagaggATTTTGGGCCCGCGGGGATGCCGGGAGCAGAACCGCGCATCTCCCCAAGCGCGGGGCGCAGGGATGAACCCCCCCCTCTCCCCGGTACACGGAGGGGATTCGGGATCCCCGGGATGGCCGCAAAGGCGTCACTGCCAGCATCCCACCCGCCTTTCCGGCATCCCACCCGCCTTTCCAGCATCCCACCCgccttctccctcccctccgCCCGAGCGCAGCCCCGCACGCCCCCGCGCATCCCCCGCGCATCCTGCGCGCTCACTCACGGGCGCCGCTCTCCGCCGCCAGCAGCGtcaggctgaggctgggcacGGCCCCGCGCATCCTGGGAGCAGGacggggaggaggaggaggaggaaagggaggaggaggaggaggtggtggtgggaggaaagggaggaggaggaggaggaggaggaaggagccgCCGGGGCCAGTCCCGCTCCGCCCTCCCTCACCGGGCAcctcccccagtgtcccctccccgggcagtgtgacatcacgGTGCTTGCGCCACCcccgggggcttggggacacAGAGACCGAGCATCCGAgacccctggagctgctgtgctctgccacaAGCCCATCCCGTACCCCCTAAATTGTTGTGCGGTGTCACAAACCCTCACCGATGTCCCCCGTGCGGTGGCACAAGCCCATCCTGATGTCCCCCGGGCTCTTGTGCACTGTCACAAGCCCATCCCGATGTCCCCTGAGTTCTTCAGCACCTCTCAAGCCCATCCCATTGCTCCCTGTGCTGTTGTTCGCTGGCACAAGCCCACCCCGATGTGTCCCCAATTGTTGTGCACCGGTCACGCCCACCCCGATGTCCCCCGTGCCCGCGATGTCCCCGTGTGGCGGGGATGACACTAGGTGGCAGCTGGGACATGGCGTGCACAGAGCCATGAACTAATCCCGCTGTTTTCCCGCCTCGCCACAGAGATGAAACCGCTGTGAAATGGGATCCCGAGCATCCGAGCTTGCAGGAGCCCTCTGGTGTGCATTtgctttttatcccaatttccagcccggcagcctccagccctgatatctttatagaaaataaattccCAGCAGGTCACTACAGGAAAAGCCACAAAAAGGGGTTTAATTAAGGCAAAATATCACCtctggttttggtggtttttgcaGTATTCTGCAGGAAGCTCCCAAAACTTTGTACATCAGCTGAGCTGTTGGATGTACCTGTTTTCCAAGACTTTAATACATTTACTGTTgctcttttaaattttattaaggttgtttttgtttggtttttcttttgcaactcTGGCAATAAAGCCCAGGGTCTGCTGTATAACAGTAGCCACCAAACTGCTCAGAAATGTCCTTGCCTGGTTTCCCTACTCATGGGAGCATCCCCAGGCTCTCTGTGGGTCTCCAGCACTGCTTTTTACCAGGAATTTGGCATCTTTGCATCCTCAAATCCATCTGATTGGGTCTAGGAGCCCTTTGGGTGTAAAGGACAACCCACTTTTCCTCCTGTCTCACTGCCCTGCCCCTATTTGTGTTTCATTAATTAATGATGTTGGGCTGCTGGGCCCATCTCCAGCGAAGCATTTTAATAAAGTCAGGGGTGTAATGAGGGCTCTGGAGCCAAGTGAAGCTTAGCCTTGGCTGTCTCTGTCCTCCACAACTGCAAACACCATGTGGCCCATTCCTAGAAAACCCAATTTTCAGCATACAAAGCACAACTCAGCCTCTAATGGGCACCAAAGACTCTTCCAGACCTGAGAGTGGGATGGGGAAGAACCAATTTTGCAAATTCAGCAGTGAGCAATCTGCCAGGGTCCATGCAGGCATTATGTGACCTTTCTTGTCACCCACAGAAGATGTGAACCTCATCATctcatccctcctgccctccgTCACCATCATTCCCACCCTGAGGAGTCTCAGCTGTCTCTCCTCAGTCTCTCCTCCTGTGTTCCAAGCCAGGAATAAATCCTGTGCCATCATCACCCCAGAGCTTTGCcaggcagagagggaggaagCCAGAAGGCTTTCCAGAAGATATTCCCAGAGCTAGAcaccctccccagctcctctgccagctcccagtTGCTCTGGCTGCCTCCCAGCCACCAGTTTGGCTGCACTTTTCTCTGCTGGATTGCAGCACCCAGGAGCCTCTTTTGCTAAAAAATTCCTCGTGTCTCCAAAAAAGCAacatcctggagaagagaaagattCAGGGAGACCTCGGAGCCtcttccagggcctaaagggagagctggagaaggatttGGGACAAGGCaagtgtcctggtttgaaaaggaagtgagtattttggtttgaccacagcatcccaaaaactcaattccttttcaaaccaggacagcgtggagggacaggacacagggaatggcttcccactggcagagggcaggaatagatgggaatttgggaaggaattcttggctgtgagggtgcccagagaagctgtggctgcccctggatccctggaagtgtccaaggccaggctggacagggcttggaggaATGTGATCTGGTGGAAGCTGTCCTTAGGAATGGCTTtagcccttggagcatctcaatggcctcctctggactctccccagcagctcaaAGTCTTTTTTGTGTTGGGGACCCCAAGACCTGGGCGTGGTTCTCCAGGTGAGCTGCCCACAGGTGACATCACACAGACCCAGCTGTTCCTCATGTGCTGAGCCATTTTTCAGCCCAGATGTTTGGCTGCACATCTGTCTGCCAACACCTCACAACAACTCAGGGAAGGGTTCCAGCAACAGCCCTGCCCTAAAGGATTTGGGGACCTGGGCACACTTTTTGCAGGTCCTTCCCTTGCCTGAGGTGATGCAGCAGAGCAGGTCTGACAGGTGATTGTGGATGATGCCAGGCAATGCAGACATTAGATTTTTCCTCtgtaaaatgtacatttttattgctgtacAATGGTGATTCTTAGAGCAGCTGGTCCTGGCATCCACAAGAACATTTGCCTTCCTGGATTAAGTGCAAATTCCAATTCCAAAGCTGtttgtgggagctgctgtgtaAAAGTGACCACAGCACAATTATGTGTAACCACGTTGTGGGACCAAGCACGTTCGACATGTATTTGACctcaaaaaaaagcaaaaatgaggaaagaaaagcaccCAAAGGAGCAGCCCAGAGAAACAAGAAGCCTGAGGGCAGGCTGAAAGCTGCTGacaaggctgtgctggaagCCTCCGTGAAATAGTTGCTTTGattgggaaagaaaacaaagagatcTAAGAAAAATCCCTACAGGGCACGACGGGCGAGCCCAGGGATGAGCTCAGCTCCAGAGAACGGCACCTCCCACGGAATGGGGCCGGTtcaaggaggaaagaaggatAAAAGAGAAGTGAAGATCCCTTTGCAACAGGCACCTGAACTTGTAGAAATGTCtgtaaaaagcaggaagccatTGGAGAAATCTTTGGTGAGAAAGGAGGATGATGTGCTCAGAGAACTCTTCTGCCCATGGCAAGAGAATAAAGacaataaaactaaaattgCTGGGCATGGGCTGTGATAATTTCCATAAATAGATGTGGCATAAAATATCTTATGTGCCATGCAGGTAACCTGGtaatgaaaatgttttggtgcaaaaatgtgaaaaaaccccgaaccattttttccttttttattcttaactctttgatttctcttttcctctctcatttTCTCCCTACCATTCCTTAGTCCAGATCTTTTCCATGGTCTTAATTGTCCAGATTTTCCCTCTCAACAGCAGTGATGATGTAGAATTAATGACAGCCCATTAATCCTCTTCCTGAATTTCCAAAGAAGAACTTATTTCCCATTTAACATAGGTTCggtggggttttattttaacattcCAGCTGACGATTATTTTACTTCTATGATGATAAATTGTTCATGTTTGTAAGGAAATATAAAACCTCTGAAAACAGATGGAAACAGAGACCTTGAGTGAGCTGCTGTGGCCAAAGGGTTGCTCAAAGGGAGGAGGCCCAGGGTGGTTTTTCTCATCTCAACACATTTCCTGAGGCCATGCCGCAATGGTTTGAAAGCCAGACCTTGGTTCCTCTTAGGACAACAGCAAAGAGGATTCATTGGGTGCCCCCAGAGCTCCCAAAGCCTCATTGGCCACCAGAAGGCTGTGGAGGTCAAACATCCCTCAGCACCCTCCAGAACAGCACAAACCCACCCAGCTCCTTCATCTTCATCCAGGTGGCTGACACTGGTCCTGATTCCAGCCTAGAGCTCCTCTTACCTGGTAACAACCAAAATATTCTCATTATTCAGCTTCTCTCAAAAGGTTTCGTCCTTCTTAAATGGGGTGGAGACTTCACGTCTTTCATGTTtatctgtgttttgttttacagCCTTAACTGTGCAGTGGCTCCAGTCTGTCATGAGCCAGTTCTAGAGGTGTCAAATGTTGATAAGGGAAAGGAGGTTTTGTTGGCTGCAGGAAATGCAAATACTCAAAAATTTATCCTGGAAATAATGTAATTCTTTAGGGGAAGAATAAACAACAGCCTCTAAGCAAGAATAAGGAGAAGCTGGATTTTGAGTTAATCGGgaagaaaactgctttttctgctctttttttttagtagaaAAGCTTGAGAAAACCCATAGGGTTGTTTTGTATAAATCTAGTAAAAATTGTCTTATTTTCTGAAttaacattaattaattaattgattaATTAAATTCTGAATTTATCTTCCATAAGGCAAATCAAATTTATTGCAATGCATCACAGTTATAGAGAAATCCAGGATAAATTTCTGGTCACTAGATGCATTAATTAAAAGGGGAcataaaattgaattttttgcATGGAAGATTGAATTTTTTGCATCATATGCCATGATCCTATGTGTGCTCCAGGAAAATCTTAGGACAATAGACACAATCATGACAAAAATGTGTAATAACTTCATTTAGGTAACTTTCAGGTCTTGAAGAACATTCCTCTGTGTCACTTCTGGGACTATGGAGAGACAAGGCTCTAACCAATATCCTGGTCTCCTTTCTCTGCAGTGATCCAGGATCCCAGCCCACCCTCTGCCATGAAAATCCTTCCTTTGCTCCTTGTTCTCCTCTTGGTGGCatttcagggagctgcaggtAAGGTGAGGGACTAAGGAGAAGGTATTGGTGTCTTGCAAAGCTCTCCTGTCCCCTTTGGGATGTGACCAAGCTGCCTCCTGCAAAGAATCCTCACATAAATCATCAGAACTCATTGGAGATTACAGATGAGAAATGAAATTAGCAGGCAAACACTCCAAGCATCACCTTGAAAGGGACAACTCCAAAATTACCATTCAGCACCAGTATTTTCCCCATTAAACCCTGCAGGCTTAAATGGTATTTAAATCCCTTTGCCTCTGAGTCACCCAACAAACAAATTAAATCATGATCAAGTATTCTcaaaccacaaagaaaaaaagaaaaaggaatctGGCCCCATGTTCTTCAAATATCCTTTTCTTTAGGAGCTGGGACTAAAGGTGGAGAGGCACAAAATCATGATGTCTGTTGGGGGGTGCAAAGGAGTCTGGAATCCCAAACCAACTCTATCATCCAGAAAAAGGAACTGTCTGGAACCCCAAACCAACTCTATTGTCCAGAATAAGAGATTGTATTTTAATATCAGCCCTGAAAATGGCATAGCCACATTTGCAGGGTGCTCTGTGCACA
This window of the Ammospiza nelsoni isolate bAmmNel1 chromosome 3, bAmmNel1.pri, whole genome shotgun sequence genome carries:
- the XKR5 gene encoding XK-related protein 5 produces the protein MRGAVPSLSLTLLAAESGARLCAIIHYLVRGQLGWFGLTMACLVPGYAAQLLSILWFRADGHAPGCCLLALHLLQLGLWKRYWDVLRAAAKAGGGAGELLAQLGDVCVLRLLEALLQTLPHLLLQAYVVVAVDPAGFIPGVSAGLSLLSLAWALVSYSHFTFLMKPGHLSPPAAVILCLLLWRTGMLGTRVLALVLFARLYSFWVFAVAGVHWLLMSFWLGAQQTDIVTQPCRWRLFNCLLGAVYIFCYINVRPGPSRTRVAVFYAIMLMENTLLLLLGTRFLQVELRNSLTVTGAVMSGSLIGVTALVIYYSLLHPKSTEIWQGFLETMCSPAAAGDEEGSGESSQAEQSSGTLADEESLPVEGTKTEPQKETSSSLLQSKGGFEDSWTDHHHWLLVKLALKTGDVSVINAAFGDGGVGEAFPGGWMMGKAPGAEPGANLSLPMRDIPPSGLAVGNGGGIKASAGALGVAQEDGAGQEPDFPPSTSHPIGFSPDSTESSSVYFSASAGGIISPGTGTATSMALVQRDSKAQPPPGCLGEGGGGRGGDSSLGMPSISPILGACAHKCLQRSSSFGNTGSCGVAGFPKEGSEPTGTEGALVGCQHLWDTHPCGPQGTVVRSKLRSPCFTSTPKAGPKCSQRGLGELGEGTDQSG